In Reinekea thalattae, a genomic segment contains:
- a CDS encoding phosphotransferase, producing the protein MTLRKHLESIACFTGVNLKIHRISHSLTNSVYRLDSELKSWALRINNPYSAALGINRQKECDILMAIQNYSWSPNIVYIDNDLCLSKWIQGDRFNLEKDQNLERLIQLVKELHTVPCSQIQQHAAMDIRQEIRHLQAPSFYANQDWRQLLEQQFERYRLPANPVLCHFDLHPDNIIETEQSLNLLDWEYAALGDPLIDLAFISQGFSLDEPQWQQLIATFKPDEDELDLARCLAKITELLWHEQRFPEQSQLDNYQHWYDTWK; encoded by the coding sequence ATGACACTTAGAAAACACCTAGAGTCGATCGCCTGCTTCACCGGTGTAAACCTTAAAATTCATCGAATCAGTCATAGTCTAACAAATAGCGTGTATCGATTAGACAGCGAACTGAAATCTTGGGCGTTACGCATCAACAATCCCTACTCGGCAGCCTTAGGGATTAATCGTCAAAAAGAATGCGACATTTTAATGGCTATTCAAAATTATTCGTGGAGCCCTAACATTGTTTATATCGACAATGACCTCTGTTTAAGCAAATGGATTCAAGGAGATCGATTCAATCTTGAAAAAGACCAAAATTTGGAGCGACTCATTCAACTAGTCAAAGAACTCCATACGGTGCCCTGCTCGCAAATCCAACAACACGCCGCGATGGATATCCGACAAGAAATTCGACATTTACAGGCACCGTCTTTTTATGCCAATCAAGATTGGAGACAACTGCTAGAGCAACAGTTCGAACGTTATCGCCTTCCGGCAAATCCAGTGCTTTGTCACTTTGACCTTCACCCCGATAACATTATCGAAACAGAACAATCGTTAAACTTACTGGATTGGGAATACGCAGCTCTTGGCGACCCGTTAATTGATCTTGCCTTTATTTCGCAAGGGTTTTCACTAGATGAACCCCAATGGCAACAATTAATAGCAACCTTCAAACCAGATGAAGATGAATTAGATTTAGCTCGCTGCTTAGCGAAAATCACCGAATTACTCTGGCATGAGCAACGCTTCCCTGAACAAAGCCAACTCGATAATTATCAACACTGGTATGACACCTGGAAGTAA